The sequence TAATATCAAAAAACTAAATATAATTGGAATTCAAAATTTAGGTAGAATAAATATTGATTGGGAAGAAAATAAAGTTAATGAAATAATAAACAACCAACTAAAAATGACATCCACATTAAAAGATAGCAAATTAGTATATAATTTAGTGGAAACGACACACAAAGAAAAATCAGAACAGTTCAGAACCCTAAAAGAGAACTTCCATAAAATCGGACAATATGATGATGAAGATAAAGCTTATGTTGAATTCAAAAAACATGAATTAAGAGAAGAAAAATCAAATTTTAAGAAGAGAAGATATAATATTAAAATTTATAGTTTATTGTATAAATTATTACGAAGGATATTTTTCTTTCAACAAGAAAATAAGTATGAAAATAATTATAAACGAATTAACAAACTTTTTAATTTGATTTACAAAAAATATTTAAAATATGGGAATATTAAATATAGGTTTAAAAAAATAATATTTGAAGATATGGGTTTATATGGAACCAGCCCGAAAAAAGTTGCAATTAGTATGTTTAAAATTTGGGGCTTTTTTACAGTTGTCTATACAATTTTATCAAAATATATTGTATTAAACTCTAAAGAAATAACCGAACTGCCAGGTTTATTTAAAGCTGCATATTTTAGTGCAATAACTTTTCTTACTATTGGTTATGGTGATTATGTTCCTAACGGAATAATTCGTTTGTTTTCTGGTATTGAAGGATTTTTGGGATTATTCTTAATGGCATATTTTACTGTTGCTTTTGTGAGAAAGGTTTTAAGATAATTTCTAGTATATGGAAAGAGAAACAAACATTTCCCTTTGCTTACACCCCTCACCTGTCATTCCTCCCGATATATCGGGAATTGGGAATCTATAATCAATTCTTTTTGTATTACTCATGAAATAATGAGAACAATAACCAAAAGAAATGGATTCCCGTCCACGATTTCACGAGGACAAGCTTTCACGGGAATGACAAAGGAGCGTGAGTGGAGACAAATTTAAAGGAAATGATACATAATTCCTTGACTAATGGACTAAATATTTCACGGAGTAGTTCTATTATAAAATAATTAACAGGAGAAATCATGAAAGAAAAACAACAAAAACAAATCAAAGTAAACATTCAGAAAGAAGCGGCAGAAGGTATTTATTCTAATATTGTATTTATGAATTTTAATAATTCAGAATTTATTGTTGATTTTGGCAGGATACTTCCAGCAATTCCAGAAGCAAAAATTTATTCAAGAATTATTATGAATCCTCAACATTGCAAAAGATTAATGCATCTACTTGAGAGAAATATTGATAAATTTGAGAAGCAATTTGGAGAAATTTCTTTGCCTGAGCAAAAAGGTGGTGCACGAGATATTGGATTTCACCCAGAGATGAAATAAAAGATAAATTTTAATAAACGATAAATATTTATTAATAAAGTAACTTAATCTCCAATTATTCTTGACTTAAAAATTACACTTTAAAAAATTTAACAAATTTTTCA comes from Candidatus Cloacimonadota bacterium and encodes:
- a CDS encoding potassium channel family protein; amino-acid sequence: NIKKLNIIGIQNLGRINIDWEENKVNEIINNQLKMTSTLKDSKLVYNLVETTHKEKSEQFRTLKENFHKIGQYDDEDKAYVEFKKHELREEKSNFKKRRYNIKIYSLLYKLLRRIFFFQQENKYENNYKRINKLFNLIYKKYLKYGNIKYRFKKIIFEDMGLYGTSPKKVAISMFKIWGFFTVVYTILSKYIVLNSKEITELPGLFKAAYFSAITFLTIGYGDYVPNGIIRLFSGIEGFLGLFLMAYFTVAFVRKVLR
- a CDS encoding DUF3467 domain-containing protein, producing MKEKQQKQIKVNIQKEAAEGIYSNIVFMNFNNSEFIVDFGRILPAIPEAKIYSRIIMNPQHCKRLMHLLERNIDKFEKQFGEISLPEQKGGARDIGFHPEMK